In Candidatus Obscuribacterales bacterium, the genomic window ATTACTTCCAAAACCGAAGTTAGCAACATTTCCGTCAATGGTATTTGGCTGCTCTGTAGCGATCTTGAGTATTTTTTGCCCTACGAGCAGTTCCCGTGGTTTGAAAATGCACCCGTTAAGCACATCTTTAACGTAGAAGAACCTCACCCCGGCCATCTCTATTGGCCCGATCTCGATGTGGATCTGTCCCTTGAGACTATCCAAAATCCAGAGCGGTTTCCCCTCATAGCAAACTTCTCCTCACCCGGAGAATGATCTTGCTGCCATCCATCAAAGAAGGAGTCGTGCTATGGCCCAAGTAAACGTCACCCGTGAACAAATTCAAAATCTGCTGGTCTAAGTTAAAGAGTTGATACAGAGGTACTCCAGATCACTCTCCCTCCATCCTGGGAACGATAAGAATACCGCAGACGTAGGGTAGGCTGTGCCCACCCATCAAAGGTTTTTACGTTAGCAAATCTTCCGCCCCGTGGAGCTTCCCATGGCCGACAGTAAAGAACGCGCCTTCCAGCAAGACATCATCAACGCCCTGCAAGCCCAGGGCTGGCTAGTGGGCACGTCCGCAGGCTATAACCCCACCACCGCCCTCTACACCGAAGACCTGCTGGGCTATGTTCAAACTGCCTGGCCACAGCGCTGGCAAAAGCTCTGCAAAAGCAACCCCAGCGACCCCGCCAACGTTCTGATTCAAAAGACTGTTCGCCATCTGGAAAAAAACGGCACCCTCGATGTGCTGCGCCACGGCTACAAACTGCCCGGCGTCAAGG contains:
- a CDS encoding DUF2442 domain-containing protein, which encodes ITSKTEVSNISVNGIWLLCSDLEYFLPYEQFPWFENAPVKHIFNVEEPHPGHLYWPDLDVDLSLETIQNPERFPLIANFSSPGE